From the genome of Nicotiana tabacum cultivar K326 chromosome 17, ASM71507v2, whole genome shotgun sequence:
AATGAAGTTCACCAATTAATTAAGCGCTCACCTTTGATAGTTCTTAAAAGGTGCACATCATTCGCATGTTATCACAGGTTCAAGTTAGTATCAATTTGTCAACATTATATAAGTGAAGTGTAGATAAGAAATACTAATTTCAGGGGAAAAAGCAATCTTAATAGGACAAGGTGTTGTTTATAACATATCGAAAGGCAATTTGGTTATATGTTGTATACCAAACATTTTTAAAgagttccttttttcttttcttacctTTAtctaaggggttgtttggtacAATAGTGAGATATCCCATGAGATTAGTTATCCCATCTTTTATATGagataattaaattccttcattTTAGTGTAAAAGTTATTTCGATATTAGCTAATGCCCCAAACCAAACATGGGAGAAAGTTAATCACAAACCTTATCCCGGGATTCTTATCCCATGTACCAAACGGCCCCTTAAGGTCGGTATCATTAAGTTCATTTAGGCTGGGCCTTTTTCTTGCCATTTTCTCCACCAACCACTTTACTAATTCGGAAATGCCCAAAGAGGAAATCAAGAAGTGAAACAGCATTAGTGATACTGATAGCAATAGTCATAATCTTATAATGGGACAGAACAAAGTGGCAATATAATTGGCAACAAACTGGACAGAACAAAGTGGCAATACGTTGATCTCCTAGTTGCCACTAGCTACTCAGGGTAAGCATCAACTtgttgtatatattgtgatttttcttttttctttaaagtAGAACATAAAAGGGGTCCAGCCTCTGGCAGACTGATTGATAAGTGTATATTTTATTGAAGTTCTAGCAACTTCTTTCTCTTGCTAATTTAAATACTGAATGAAAATTCAGAATGATGTGATCTCAATAATCTCTCCTTTTAATTTCTTACGCATCTTAATAGCAATAGTGCAGTCGCAGGGTCGGAGGAAGGGCCTCAACCTAAGGGAAATGACGATAACATACCATAATGCAAATATTAATGGCTGATTTCATGGCTTGAACATGTGAACTATAAGTCACACCGTTGTATCTTAGTGGGcttttggacataagaattgtaaaattttaaaaaaaattcaagtgaaattggtatttgaaaattagagttgtgtttggacataaatataattttgggttgtttttgaaattttgtgagtgatctgagtgaaaattttaaaaaataactttttggagtttttcaaatttttgaaaaatttaaaaattcatcttcaagtgaaaattagaaattttatggccaaacattgatttcggaaaaattttaaaaaaattcgataaaaaagtgaaaaaaactcTTACGCTCTTAATCACAATTGaagatttcttcattttttcttcaaaagttaaatatagtaacactaaaagaaaagaaaagaaaagaaaagaaaagaaaagaaaagacctTAAGTTGAATGCTAAAAGAAGTACAAGTACCAAAAGCACACAGTATAATACCTACTTGCTCCCCGCATTGGACCAAGCTTAGAGTTGGCGTCAGTCTATCTATACTGATGTGCATCCACGTAGGCAACAAAATCCGAACTTCTGTTAACTACAAGAATCCAACCAGAGGTAAACATTAAGTCATTAACCATGGTTCAAATTCTAAAGTTGTGGACCCGCTTGCAGAAGACGACAAATCTAACCCGCGTTTTCACAGATTCCCTTTATCATAAGTTCAGAGGACGCAAATTCTTTGAACTAAAATTTCCGTCTTCTctgtttcattttcattttttttttctagaGAAGGCAGGCCTTCGCCGTCACATCATCGGAACCTTATGGCTGTCTCAAGCTGTGCTAGGGCTTTTCCATCCTTTGAATGCCGTTCGGATGCCGAATTCTCTGGCGGTATTCCCCGCCACGACATTCCTAACTCCGGCAAGGCCAGCATTTTGAGTCACGGATCGTCCATTCACGGTCTGTCTTCTCTTATTTATAGGTTTCCTCCGAACTTTGTTAGGCAGTTGAGCATTAAGGCTCGGAGGAACTGCAGCAACATCGGTGTGGCTCAAGTTGTGGCGGCTTCGTGGTCTAACAATAACTCATCTCCTGATTTCACTCCGGTGGCTAAGGCCGTCGATGCCGCCGCCGCTTCCATTGCTCCTGTTGATACCACGGTAGTTAATGATGACGTGGCGCTGGTGGAAAATGAGACTTGTAATGATCAAAATGTACAGTTTGACAGTTTGCCAAGTATGAAATACGCTTCGTTTTTGAATTCTGATGGGAGTGTCGCTATTCATGCCGGTATATTTCCGAACCTGCCACCTTTAGctataattttctaaattttgaTTTCTTATGAATGTTTATATATTGCTCAGTGAATTCcgaggcctcatttgtttttctttcagGTGAAAGGTTGGGACGCGGCATTGTTACGGATGCAATTACTACCCCAGTAGTTAACACATCTGCTTATTTCTTCAACAAGACTTCTGAGCTCATTGATTTTAAGGTATTTGCTATTGTTACATTTGCATCTGGCCATTGAGTAAGTACTTTCTTATGGCGTATGAGCTACAATGTAGATTCGCTCAGTCTTTTTTACTGAAGATCCTAACTGTAAGGCTAATACATAATAATATTATGGGAAGCGAGGTGATTTGCCCATCCGTTGTCGCTTGTATAGTTTCACTGAATTTGAAAGAGCATGCAAAGTACTTCTTTTAGGTTTATCTATATTGTTGTTTCTGATTTCTCTGTTATAACTTGGCAGGAGAAAAGACGTGCAAGTTTTGAATATGGGCGCTATGGGAACCCAACTACTGTTGTTTTAGAGGAGAAGATAAGGCgagtttggtttttggttttgatgtttttatgtatatttttttttgtttctccaCTTGTGTTTTGTGGTAGGTACTTAAGAGATAATGTGTTTTTTGTTTTTGCAACAGCGCACTGGAGGGTGCTGAATCAACCTTGTTAATGGCATCTGGAATGTGCGCCAGTACTGTAATGCTGTTGGCGCTGGTTCCTGCTGGAGGCCATATTGTTACAACCACAGACTGCTATAGGAAGACCCGGATCTTTATTGAAACTATACTTCCTAAAATGGGGATTACGGTAACTGCATTAATCCTAGTTTTTCAGATAGCTTACGTTTCTGGAGGgggtttggctaagcttataagctggtcaaactagcttataaTCACTTTTTGACTTATATACACTtttggtaaagttaaaagtgcttataagtcacgtgcttataaattaaaaataagctAAAAGCCATAAGCTGGTCACCCTCAGCTTATGAATTTTTAGCttgcactttaagtttgaccaagatttttactattttatccttaaaatattcttttttagaaCAAAACTCTTACATCAATACTCAGTGCCTCAAGTATTGTTTCAACCTAAGCCCCCGCCTCTTTAAGTCTTGAATTTTCATTGACTATTTAAGATAAGCAAATTCTCTATTTCTTTGCATATTTGTATCTATATGattgtgtattaatctttgaactgtATGAAATAAATGAGGACATATAAAATTTTTGGTGTATTACTTTCTATGTGTTgtggtgatgaagacaatgtttgtttctcttcaaatattttgtactatttaggtttattttttactgagaaacttttgtcaatttattaattattataacttatgattatatgcttatcataaaataaattatatttatcataaaaattatcttatctaagttgtatttaaaataaaatgacaaatagaatattttgcATTTGAATCGATctggaatctaaaattttgaagaaattaagCTCTTATAAGTGTAAACAGTTATAAGGTTATTTAAGTCGTTCTAACAGAAAAAGAGCTTATCAACActtttttttatcaaatactgcaacaacttattatcaatttcagcacttgtatccaaacacgtaactgtttatttattaaatcagtttcaacacttaaaagtgcttttcagcacctaatgcttatcagctacttcaaatcagcAAATCCAAACGGGCTCCTAGTTTGCATATCTACCGATATTACTTTATTTCTTGACATATTAAGAAAATGGGATCCGCAAGTCTGCTATTGTTTCTCTGTTCATCAAAGTGAATGATATTAATGAATTTTGATTCTGATGGAGATAACACGCAGTGATAATTTCTTCTGGCTAGAGCTTTTCTTGTTTGTTATTCAgtcaaaaggaaataaaataatacCAAGGTGTTTTCTTAGTGGTTATAACTTCTCATTCCTTTATTCATTTCACAGGCCACGGTCATTGACCCAGCCGATGTCGGAGCTCTGGAGTTGGCTCTAAATCAGAAGAAAGTCAGTTTGCTACTGTTAGTCTATTATGTATTGAACTTATAATGACAGAATAATGAAGATACGACTCAACTCACAACTTTCTTCCATGCAGGTGAATCTTTTCTTTACCGAGTCTCCAACAAATCCATTCCTCAGATGTGTAGACATTGAGCTGGTTTCAAAGCTTTGTCATGAAAAAGGAGCCTTGGTTTGCATAGATGGGACGTTTGCAACTCCTCTTAATCAAAAGGCCCTTGCCCTTGGGGCTGACCTCGTTCTGCACTCTGCAACAAAATTCCTTGGTGGGCATAATGATGTATGGTAACCATAACTGGTGTTTTGGCAATTCAAACAATTATGCTCCTACTAAAGGTAATCGAACTGACTGGCTATTGTATTTATGCAGGTTCTCGCAGGTTGCATTAGTGGTCCTGTAAAGTTAGTTTCAGTAATACGTAACCTGCATCACATCCTGGGTGGTGCTCTCAATCCGGTTAGTTGTCTTTGAAGTTTTGCTTGACTATGTTTTCTCGAGTTCTATGCTTTATGAAAGCTCAAATTTGGTGAAGTGAAtattttttcttataaaaataaGATGGACTCCTGAAAAATCATGGAATTTGGGGTGGCTAAAGTACATGGAGACATTTGTTTTGTAGTTTGAGCTTGTATTTTGTCAAATCTAATGTAATCCTTGCATGTATCAGAATGCCGCATATCTGATCATCCGAGGCATGAAGACGCTGCATCTTCGTTTACAGCAACAAAACTCAACTGCATTGAGGATGGCCGAGATTTTAGAGGCTCATCCCAAGGTAGTTTCAGCTTGCAATAATTTTTACTGGCATGATTACAAATCACATCTGAGGCAAAGCAGTAGCTAAACTAATTCTATGGAGTTTCTGTATTTACTAGAGAAATAAAGTGGTTCAGCTTACTGTGTTAAAATTGAAAAGGCTTATGGTAAGCCTATTACCTGCAGCATGGTCTAGATATTGGTAATTTCTTACTGGTTTAGACGTTAAAGCATGCGGAAAATAATCAAGACATGGAAGCAACAAGGCCACAGgctcttgttttctttcttgtaGTGATTAATTTTTTCTAGGCCATATAAGCTGGACAGTTCTTTCTGACACTTCTTATGCACCTTGAGAATGTGCTTCTGACGTCAGAAAGATGTAATGATAGTGTGTTCTTTAATTCTTTGGTTAATATGGATAAAGAAGTTGCGTCCTTGTTGGGTCAGAAAGATGTCACTATAATTCTTTTGATTctttcataaataaatttaaaatgttGCATCCATTTTTGCAACTTTAGGAAGATTTACAGAAACAAAAAACGATATGCACCCAGTGGAATAGTCGACGGGTGCGTAAGCTAGTCCGAACACTACAGTCATAAAGAAAAAAGTTGATACGCGAAAGAGAAGGGGAAGATATAAAAACATACGGATAGTGCTGGTCAGTGGATGGTCATTGAACCTCTCTCTTCCTGCTCCTATACTGTTGTCAGATTTCTGCTTGGCTACAATTGgatatcttttatttttcttataatcATTATCCATCCTTAAGACATCTGGTAATGAATATCTACTATACAGTTTGCTGGTTTTTTGGATTTCAGAAACAATGATACACTATGCTTCCTGCTTTTCTTCTTGTAGTTAAATAGAATTCAGTTGTCTTGAATTTTCTGTCTCATTGTGATCTTTTTTGCTGTTGCAACTTCTGTCATATCTAAGGAAAATGAATTGCAGGTGAGACATGTCTATTATCCAGGCCTGCAAAGTCATCCAGAACATCACATTGCAAAGAAACAAATGACAGGTTTTGGTGGTGTGGTCAGTTTTGAGGTCTGTATACTACTAATAATCTATTACCTTTAGATGGCAACTATATCTTCTCAAGTCCTGTATTCTGGTTTGTTCATGATAAAGTCTATTAATAATTAGGTTGACGGAGACCTGCTGACTACCGCAAAATTTGTGGATGCTCTAAAAATTCCGTATATTGCTCCATCATTTGGAGGTTGTGAGAGCATTGTGGACCAACCAGCAATAATGTCTTACTGGTATGTTGATATTTATTCTGTGGTTGTCTGTGTTTCATTTTCCCTTTCCTGGTACTGTTCTTGAATATGTTTAGTGAGACTTTGGAATTAGTGACATTCAAGAATTGATACACCTAAAAGGTCCATCATGTGGCAATTAGGGGTTTTTACCTTACCTGCCATGTAGTATTCGATATACTGGGGAAAGCAAGCTAAAGTAGAACCAAAACAGAGTAGTTATATTACAGCAAACAGTCCTTCAATAAAATGTATATAACGTGCTCTTTCACATGAAAAACAGGGATCTTAGCCAGTCAGATAGAGCCAAGTATGGCATCATGGACAATTTGGTTAGGTTCAGCTTTGGTGTGGAAGATTTTGATGACTTGAAAGCTGATATTCTTCAGGCTTTGGACTCAATATAGGCTGTCTCTCCTGCAACGCagttcccttttcttttgctttctttctacTCCTCTAGCTTTTATTCTTTGAACTTCTGTGTCATctcctattgttgagttatttggaCAATCCTGAAAGTGTAATGAAAGGATCATCAAACAGGTAGGTGATCAATCAATTTGATGTGTTTTATTGTTTTTTAATTAGCGTCATTTGGTTTGTTGATTCTCCAGAGTTTGCTGTAATACTAGGTAGGAGGAAAACCATCATACTTGCCAACCATCGATGAACTGATCGGATTAACCAATTAAAGTTGGCTTCAGTCATTATGAAAGCACATGTTTAGGTACTTGTCTTAGCAACACGAGAAAACCATTAAActgatttttggaattaatttctcaaataaatatataaGGAAAGGTCCCTATACAGCCAAGCATTGAAAAGTTAAGACCACACCAGCTTGCCGCTTGGATGTTGGAAGTTTGAAGCTTGCCAAAATTCCAAGAAGTGTTTGATGCTAGGTGGTTTAAACAAGACATTATGAAAGAAGATGCCAGGCGCTAAGTGTTCCCTTTGCACATTTTAATCTGCTGTAAGTTAATGAAGCCAGATCTATGGGCCAGGAATCCGAAAGATCTATGGGCCAGGAATCTAAACAAGCTCAAGAAAGTTAGATAAAAGAAAGATAATTAACATATGTGGTTGCCCACAATTCGAACCTCCCCAGGTAAAGCCGGCCTCAAATTAAAGTAAACCAGCAAAGCTTAACGAGTTCGTTGACCCAAATTCATTCAAGGACTAAAGTAGCGTAGGCATTTCAAAACTCATTTAAGGATTGTGTCAGCTTGAATTAAAACTACTACTCCAAATTAAACCACTGTAAGcaaatttaaatattaaaataaaatttgaaaaggcaaatatatatatagtccATATCAGAGTCTTAAGGTTTCTGTTCAATTATGGAGCTACACAATAGTGTACTTACATAAGTTAGGAAAGACAAGAAATGGAATTTTTTTTTGGCTGAATACATATACAGCCCTTCAACTTGGCACCATTTTTCATTTTGGCACTCTATCTCAACcttgttccattttggccctccaacCCTATTTCTTATATTTTACTTTAACACAAAAGCTGACCAGTCACATAGCGTGAGTTGCCTCATATGGTAGGCGCGTGAGGCAGATTTTTTTTTGGGGGCAAAATTCCTTCTAATTACTATTGGCCCCATATTTAATTCCCCAACTTCCTTCCCCATTATTTCATCTTTATTATTTCCTTTCCCATTTATTGTTATCCCATTGTCATTCTCAAAGTTCCAAATCTTTCATCTGCCGATTTCATACCTGGCCATCCATAAAGCTTCAAACTTTTGCAATTTTGTTGTTCGTTTATTTAATCTGATTAATTTTTTTGTGAGTTTATTTCATAGGACCGCTACGTAGTAAATTGTAGAAGAATGAACTTTTTAAGCTTCTGATTGACATGCCTTAAACAATAACAAACACAAAAAGTTTCAGATTGTTAAAAAGGTCTCAAACACCAGATGCCAAAGTTCCATTCTTTACACAAAACCAATTCTTGCAAGAACTAAATAAAGTTCAAATAAAGCACAAATCAGCTACCAAACAGCATAATACTTCAGCTGCCATATGCCAAAGTTTCATTCTTTACACAAAACTAACTCTTTTAAAATACACAACTTAAGTTTGCAACTTTCAGAAGTAACAAAGCTGCCAAAAGCCAACAACAATTAAAACTGCTCTTCAAATCAATCTCGAATGTTGATGAATATGAAGAAATAGTTGATGAAATGTGATTCTCGTCTTCAAATGATGAAGAAATCACCGATAATCGATGGGTTTATCATGTGCGATTATGAATTTGGGAAGGAGCTTAGGGTACTATTAGTCAAGTAGGGATTTGTGacagagagaaaataagaagcGGCTTTAATTTTACCCAAATTCGGTCGGATTCGGGTCTTTTAGCATTGACCCGTTCGACATGGATGAAAACAAAATAGGTGGCAAcatttaattggatatttattacATCTCAGATTTGTATATACACACGCGTTATATTGTTTGCACTGGTTTCAACTTTTGTGTTAAAACGAAACATAAGAAATACGGTTGAAAGATCAAAATGGAACAAAGTTGAAATAGAGTGATAAAATGAAAAATGTTGTTTATGTATTTggcatcctttttttttttttggaagtttGGTGAGTTAGATTATGACTCACTACTCAAACCATTTTGATTGAACAAACTTTGTACTACTAACTAGATTATGACCTATACATTATTTTCGTTTTACTTATAGAAATAATTTTAACTCCAGCAATTTTTTTGACACTCCTGAATTGGTGTGACATGACAAATGTGATAAATGATGTAGCGAAAATAGAAACGTGGGTCGCCCCGTTTGAGAGGACAAAAACACAGCTAAACTGCCAGGACAGTTCTTGAATTGAATCTCCATTTGAATACAATGAATATTCTTTCATGCACATAAAAAGACAGTACGAATTTCCCAAGTTGACTTTCCAATACACGAAGCATCTGCCATTCTGCCTTTTGGTTTCCTTTTGAATACTCAGATGCTTCttttttacttaaaaaaaaaaaaaacaaatttccgAACACTAATTTGAGTTTGCTAAAAAAAAGATTCCCAACTCCATTGCAAGCCTGCAACTTGCCCAAGGAATAAAcaatttttttactatttttcgcATCTGGGTATCATTCATAGTTATCTTTATTGGATTATATTCTTAAAATccaaaaagcaaatcaaaaaaagccaaaaaatataatCACTGCGTTTACCACTACTACTCTCCCCTTTGTATCTTTCAATAAAATATTCGTAACGTCTTTTGTTCTTTCATCACATGATCACATCAGATTATTCCCAATAAAAGCATTCGATCAGTTGTTTAATTCCAACTAAGTGAAATTGATTGTTTTGTGTTTGAGAAAAAAAAACTGAGTGATCAATCTTGTTATGAAATTCGGGAAAGAATTTACAACGCATTTAGAAGAAACCCTACCCGAATGG
Proteins encoded in this window:
- the LOC107774020 gene encoding cystathionine gamma-synthase 1, chloroplastic-like (The RefSeq protein has 2 substitutions compared to this genomic sequence); this encodes MAVSSCARAFPSFECRSDAEFSGGIPRHDIPNSGKASILSHGSSIHGLSSLIYRFPPNFVRQLSIKARRNCSNIGVAQVVAASWSNNNSSPDFTPVAKAVDAAAASIAPVDTTVVNDDVALVENETCNDQNVQFDSLPSVRYASFLNSDGSVAIHAGERLGRGIVTDAITTPVVNTSAYFFNKTSELIDFKEKRRASFEYGRYGNPTTVVLEEKISALEGAESTLLMASGMCASTVMLLALVPAGGHIVTTTDCYRKTRIFIETILPKMGITATVIDPADVGALELALNQKKVNLFFTESPTNPFLRCVDIELVSKLCHEKGALVCIDGTFATPLNQKALALGADLVLHSATKFLGGHNDVLAGCISGPVKLVSVIRNLHHILGGALNPNAAYLIIRGMKTLHLRLQQQNSTALRMAEILEAHPKVRHVYYPGLQSHPEHHIAKKQMTGFGGVVSFEVDGDLLTTAKFVDALKIPYIAPSFGGCESIVDQPAIMSYWDLSQSDRAKYGIMDNLVRFSFGVEDFDDLKADILQALDSI